The Achromobacter deleyi genome has a window encoding:
- a CDS encoding DegQ family serine endoprotease has protein sequence MLSTAYVPASVAQTPPAGLPDFTNIVEKADPAVVNIRTTATVPVRGGGGPGGNDPYELFRWFFGPEFQPPGGGGQPSPNPRQRPQPSQPEERTVPRGVGSGFFISADGYILTNNHVVVDATDIYVTLTDGREFKAKVIGTDERTDVALIKIEAKDMTPLVIGDPKKLKKGQWVLAIGSPFGLDSTVTSGIVSAIGRDTGEYLPFIQTDVAVNPGNSGGPLINLEGEVVGINSQIISRSGGFMGISLAIPIDEAMRVVDQLRATGKVTRGRVGVQIGEVGKDVAEAIGLPKAEGALVSSVEAEGPAEQAGVQPGDVILKFNNEPIKRWSDLPRIVGETKPGTRADMEVWRKGKSMTLSVKVGEIPAEKTAANGKKAAPVPEVTNALGLGVVDVPADVQKKLRIKGGVQVKVAEGVAGKAGLQEGDIVLALNDTDVTGAKQFAELVAKLDKGRAVGLLVRRGDQTQWVAVPATK, from the coding sequence ATGTTGTCCACCGCGTACGTTCCCGCGTCGGTCGCGCAGACGCCGCCGGCCGGGCTGCCCGATTTCACGAACATTGTTGAAAAAGCCGACCCCGCGGTCGTCAACATCCGCACCACCGCCACCGTGCCGGTGCGCGGCGGCGGCGGCCCGGGCGGCAATGATCCGTATGAGCTGTTCCGCTGGTTCTTCGGCCCGGAATTCCAGCCTCCGGGCGGCGGCGGCCAGCCGTCGCCCAATCCGCGCCAGCGCCCGCAGCCTTCCCAGCCGGAAGAGCGCACCGTGCCGCGCGGCGTGGGCTCGGGATTCTTCATCTCGGCCGACGGCTACATACTGACCAACAACCACGTGGTGGTGGATGCGACGGACATCTATGTGACCCTGACCGACGGCCGCGAGTTCAAGGCCAAGGTCATCGGCACGGACGAGCGCACGGACGTGGCGCTCATCAAGATCGAAGCCAAGGACATGACCCCGCTGGTGATCGGCGACCCCAAGAAGCTGAAGAAGGGGCAATGGGTGCTTGCCATCGGTTCGCCGTTCGGCCTGGATTCCACCGTGACCTCGGGCATCGTCAGCGCCATAGGCCGGGACACCGGCGAATACCTGCCGTTCATCCAGACGGACGTCGCGGTCAACCCCGGCAACTCGGGCGGTCCGTTGATCAACCTGGAAGGCGAGGTGGTGGGCATCAACTCCCAGATCATTTCGCGCAGCGGCGGCTTCATGGGCATTTCGCTGGCCATCCCCATCGACGAAGCCATGCGCGTGGTGGATCAGTTGCGCGCCACGGGCAAGGTCACGCGCGGTCGCGTCGGCGTGCAGATCGGCGAAGTGGGCAAGGACGTGGCCGAGGCCATTGGCCTGCCCAAGGCCGAAGGCGCGCTGGTCAGCAGCGTGGAAGCCGAAGGTCCGGCCGAACAGGCGGGCGTGCAGCCGGGCGACGTGATCCTGAAGTTCAACAACGAGCCGATCAAGCGCTGGTCCGATCTGCCGCGCATCGTGGGTGAAACCAAGCCGGGCACGCGCGCCGACATGGAAGTCTGGCGCAAGGGCAAGAGCATGACGCTGTCGGTCAAGGTGGGCGAGATCCCGGCCGAGAAGACGGCTGCCAACGGGAAGAAGGCGGCGCCTGTTCCCGAGGTCACCAACGCGCTGGGCCTGGGCGTGGTGGACGTGCCCGCCGACGTGCAGAAGAAGCTGCGCATCAAGGGCGGCGTCCAGGTGAAGGTTGCCGAGGGCGTGGCCGGGAAGGCCGGCCTGCAGGAAGGCGATATTGTGTTGGCCCTGAACGACACTGACGTCACCGGAGCCAAGCAGTTCGCCGAACTCGTCGCCAAGCTCGACAAGGGCCGCGCGGTTGGCCTGCTGGTGCGCCGCGGCGACCAGACGCAGTGGGTGGCGGTGCCCGCGACGAAGTGA
- a CDS encoding MucB/RseB C-terminal domain-containing protein, which produces MALVLPSRWPVLGRAASVQAHRAGWFAATLLAAFLAAHEPAAAADKAPAGQTDDVVQLLTRIQQAARKQDYAGVFMYQQGEMIQSSRLVHVLDGTGERERLEILDGQPREYLRHNEDVQCLIPERKTVLVERRRGDRFPGLLLGDPANLSEHYKIRTEPALHRVAGRECRLITIEPLDKLRYGYRLCADVETNLLLKAQTLNAARGVVEQVSFTSLRLGSEVDPQSLSSRWNTRDWKVLEPTMKPVDLAAQGWRIPAPKGFTAIMQVARSMGRGSPVSQMVLSDGLAAISVFIEPYDNQRERHPPHGAAQRGSINVYSARIADFWLTAVGEVPVATLEQLAEATEYVPAAPAAAAPAGAGSK; this is translated from the coding sequence ATGGCGCTTGTGCTTCCGTCACGCTGGCCGGTCCTGGGTCGTGCCGCCTCGGTGCAGGCGCACCGGGCCGGCTGGTTCGCCGCCACGCTCCTGGCCGCTTTCCTGGCCGCGCATGAACCCGCCGCAGCCGCCGACAAGGCGCCGGCCGGCCAGACCGATGACGTCGTCCAACTGCTGACGCGCATCCAGCAGGCGGCGCGCAAGCAGGATTACGCCGGCGTCTTCATGTATCAGCAAGGCGAGATGATCCAATCCTCGCGCCTGGTGCACGTCCTGGACGGCACCGGCGAGCGCGAGCGCCTGGAAATCCTCGACGGCCAGCCGCGCGAATACCTGCGCCACAACGAAGATGTGCAGTGCCTGATTCCCGAACGCAAGACCGTGCTGGTCGAGCGTCGCCGCGGCGACCGCTTCCCTGGCTTGCTGCTGGGGGATCCGGCCAATCTGTCCGAGCATTACAAGATCCGCACCGAACCGGCGCTGCATCGCGTGGCCGGCCGGGAATGCCGGCTGATCACGATCGAACCGCTGGACAAGCTGCGCTACGGCTATCGCCTGTGCGCGGACGTCGAGACCAACCTGTTGCTGAAGGCCCAGACCTTGAACGCCGCGCGCGGCGTGGTCGAGCAGGTCTCCTTCACATCGTTGCGGCTGGGCTCGGAAGTGGATCCCCAGTCGCTGTCGTCGCGCTGGAACACGCGCGACTGGAAGGTGCTGGAGCCCACCATGAAGCCGGTGGATCTGGCGGCTCAGGGATGGCGCATCCCGGCGCCCAAGGGCTTCACGGCGATCATGCAGGTGGCGCGCTCCATGGGACGCGGTTCCCCGGTAAGCCAGATGGTGCTGTCCGATGGCCTGGCGGCCATCTCGGTGTTCATCGAGCCCTATGACAACCAGCGCGAACGCCATCCGCCCCACGGCGCGGCGCAGCGCGGCTCGATCAATGTCTACAGCGCGCGCATCGCGGACTTCTGGCTGACAGCCGTGGGCGAAGTGCCCGTGGCGACGCTGGAGCAACTGGCGGAAGCCACAGAATACGTGCCCGCCGCACCCGCGGCGGCAGCACCGGCGGGGGCAGGATCCAAGTGA
- a CDS encoding sigma-E factor negative regulatory protein codes for MQTAAKSVVITDSSWEESVSAWMDGEDPDDILPSLLSKEGRQTWDTYHLIGDSLRNSDLALTPSAAFQARLARALDAELPIVAAPRRRSPLRVGLSGLAVAAAVATVAWVAQPYLTGAPATEVRVLADASSPASASDDSGLRDYLEAHRQMAGPSAVRQVSFDVGAGR; via the coding sequence ATGCAAACAGCAGCCAAGTCCGTTGTGATCACTGATTCCTCCTGGGAGGAATCGGTTTCCGCCTGGATGGACGGAGAGGATCCCGACGATATTCTTCCCAGTCTGTTGTCCAAGGAAGGACGCCAGACCTGGGACACCTATCATCTGATCGGTGATTCCCTGCGCAATTCCGACCTGGCGCTGACACCCAGCGCGGCCTTCCAGGCCCGCCTGGCACGGGCGCTGGACGCGGAATTGCCTATCGTAGCGGCGCCCCGGCGCCGCTCGCCTTTGCGGGTGGGCCTGTCCGGCCTGGCCGTGGCGGCGGCGGTCGCGACGGTCGCCTGGGTGGCGCAGCCCTACCTTACGGGTGCGCCGGCCACGGAAGTGCGCGTGCTGGCCGATGCCAGCTCCCCGGCTTCGGCTTCCGACGATTCGGGCTTGCGCGACTATCTGGAGGCCCATCGCCAGATGGCGGGCCCCAGCGCGGTGCGGCAGGTGTCGTTTGATGTCGGAGCGGGACGTTGA